The Musa acuminata AAA Group cultivar baxijiao chromosome BXJ2-5, Cavendish_Baxijiao_AAA, whole genome shotgun sequence genomic interval cgctccttagattttagtacagatttaatttcctgatacgaaattatttttttttcataaatcatagtatcacgaaaatgcttaaaagattagggaagagaacacaaaagtaacagggccttattctcatcttgagttgccacatcccgaaaccaagctctgataccagtttgttagagctagccccaggaaatttaccaaagggtaattttggcaacccaacaaagacaataaagcgaaaaaaaataaaaacgacaagaacatcagatttacgtggttcgaccaattgacctacatccacggacgaaggaacaacaaatcactattataaaagagggactattgcAAATgctttaggaagatgttcctaggctataaaacatctgaatctattaaacaagaaaaactcaaactataagcccaaactatttaactgagtgtggacttaaacccaaagtaaacacttaggtttttcttgtggtgcatctgacttcaaagcctaggcccttatttatcgtttcaataggagataacaagcctgattttccgtgggacttgccaaactaacattcTCGGTTCTTCAGATTAATTTACGAGGAAGTGAGGAAATCATTTTACCTATGTATGTGCTACCTCGATAACCCCTTCGGCTTCCCAATGAGCTGCTGATGGTCCTCTCGTATCGTCGACATGCATGTTCGTCATGATCCTTAGAAATTGTGATCGACAAGCTCTTGAATCACTCATACACCACCCTGCTTAATGCTCCCAAAGCTTGAGACCTCTGCTGCAGATTTACCTTCTAGTTCTCAGTCGAAGCATATCCAGGCCGTCCTCTTCGATTGGAATCTGAAAGCGAATAGCTCACGGTGGATTTATTACTGAGGTAAAAACCCTTCACCATGAAAGGAATGTTCAGTTTGAAGTGGGGCTAATTACATAATTATTTTCTAATATCTTaatctataaatatttttttaaattatattaaaatttatataattacgaaagtaaaatatttaatcttatttttctcatattatctattataataataaaaatattacacGTGTTCAATGATAAATTAAAATGAGAATACACTCCGTGATaaactttatagtatttttatccaAGATATATAATATCGTATCGTACTGGTGTTTCAAGGTTCTCTCGGTACAGTACCGacgtaccgaacggtataccaagGCTTATGGAACGATTTTCTGTTACTATAGCACTACAACACTGCTACAATGTATtactatagtactgtagcacggtCCGTCCGGTAGCGAGTAGTCCACGTACTAATATatcgtcggatcggtacgtaccgtccGTATCAGGCGacgataccattcgaaattgcataccatattTTTATCAACAAAATCGATAACACGAGAAAAAattaagttaaatattttattttcataaatataagaatcataatataatttttaaaaatattaaaaataaaaattaattataagagataatatataattggcTATCAAACGGAGAAAGATAAAAAACCAAAAAACAAAACGGTACCAAAAGAACACTAGTTTTTTTATCAGTTGAGCTTAGGAAAAGCTCTACCATTTAGCACATTAACATTTTCCCACCACTTGGATTCAACAGTTTCAtcactataaaaaataaaaagaaaaagaaaaaaaggacttTTCTTGTGACATCTAACTAAACTCACCTATCTCTCTTCCTTTTGCGGTCCATCacgttaaaaaaaaagaaaaaagaaagaaagaaagaaaaggaattaTATAATCAAAGTAGCCATTTACTTATATTACTAATATTCTTATATTTGGTTGTCGGTAATTCAATTAGCGAGCACTTCCCAGATCAATTCAGGATCGTAGGATGGCATCCGCGCGAGCGAACAGTGGCCGTCCATTTCGCTCACGCACGATGTCGACGCCGAAGCCGAGGACCACGTTTGCGACGCGCCCGCCTGTGTGTCCTTTTCCTTCTCCTTGACGACGTTCGCCGCCGCCGATCGCCTCACCGCGCGGCGCCGACCGAGGCGCTGGCAGATGGCCTGGATCTTGGAGTCGACGGCGGACCGCAGCAGCTTGAGCCGCTCGGGGCAGTCTCCGGCTTGCTGGAGGTTCGGGAAGTTGAGGCGTGCGTACTCGCCGCGGAGCTTGTACGCCGCCCGGTCGTAAGCATACGCCGCCGACTCGGGGGAGCGGTAGGTGCCCAGCCAGATCCGCATCCGGTTCTGGGGCAGCCGGATCTCCGCCACCCACTtcccccgctgccgctgccgcaccCCCCGGTACAAAGTCTTCTTCCCCCTCTCCGCCGCGTCCGCGCCGCAGTGGTGGTAATCCAACCGGGCGTCGTGGCCGTGGCACTGGCTGCTGAGCCGCCGGAGTAGCTCGGTCTGCCGGAAGTAGACGGCGGAGCCGAGGGGCAGCACCGCGGAGGACTGGGCGGCTGGGAGCGGCGGAGGGAGGTGGGAGAAGATGGAATCGAGCGCGTTCGTCCCGGAGAGGAGGATCTCCGATAGGGCAGCGCTaatctggccggggaacagcggcggcggtagGGTCTCCACAGTTCCATCCATGATTCCGGCGATTCTTTGTCCCCTGATCTCCAAGTAAGCGCCTTTTTCTCTTTCCTCCAATAAATGTGGAAATTTTGTGGAATTAGACTTAGAATTAAGAGGATGCAAATGGAATCAGGGGAATTAGAGCAACAAGAAACTCCAAAGCAGATGTGTGATTGGGGGCATTACAGAAGAGAGAAGATGATACGGCCGGCGCAGTGGAGTTGGGTATTTATAAGCGGCGAGAGTTCTCCGCTTCTAAGGGCACTATGGAGAAGGAACATTTGGATGATGGTGAGAGGGACGAGTGGGGACAGCAGTCGGCCACCGTGGAGCCTCAATTGACTCCCATGTGGACAGATTCGAGAGAGAACAAGAGCTACTCGAAGCTTttgcttttttttgttttgtttgacAATGGAGCAATGTAGTCCAAACGCATACTTTTGGCATTTATGATTCACACCTGTGCAGGTTGCCATCAACCTTTCGGCCTCTGGATTATGAGCCTTAGTTCTGGCTTAGCTTAGCTTAGCTCACTTGAAGCTCCATAGGATTTGGTAAGGTTTtggttatatgaaatataaaGTAAATGTCCTtgaaaggacaatgcagagaggcaATGAAAGCAATGATGGGATGGAAGATGTGCTAAAGTCTTTGGAAGCCATGAAGCCAATGTCCAGTATGTAATACTTGGCAAGCCATTCCCACAGCAAATCAATTGTTCATTGACTTTGTGCTCCTTTGGTTTATCTTATTGTTATTGAAGTCTCAATCTGAGTTATAAATACATGCCAAACACGTGGTACTTTTTGAGAGGGTATTAAGCTGTAGGGCTCTGCCAGGGACATGGATTTCCAGTAAGCAGCCATAAGTACTACTGAATAGAAACAGGACACATAGTGGTGCTACACGAGACCCAGCAATCATTTTCTTACCTGATATCTCCTTTCCATGTATTAATTCCCAAATAAAACCAAGTCACTTCCCTTcacttgaaatagaagaatagttcTCAGTGGAGTCATTAATATGGGACAAAAGAGTTGTATTTGTTGCCAACATGGTTAGGAATTCATCAATTACTGACTTTTTAGGATGTCCATTCATGTGAaatatattatttgtaactcgATGCTATCAACTCTTTTGGCAGTGCAGTAAGGTCATTTAATAGGTTAGGTTAAGGATATTGCTAATGGGCTACAAGTGTCTGGTGTAGGTTTTCAAAGAAATGCTCAAGCATGGTGTGTGGCTTTTGGACAGATTGCAGTGGCCTGTGACTTGTGACATGTGAGTCTTATAGCACATCATAATCCAAAATCACTACTCAATAGGCATTCACGAGGGAAGACACTGCATGCATGCACCGTTTGCTTTGCTATCTGGTTCCATCTCTTGTGCATTTGGCAAAGAGCACATTACCCACTTACAGGTGTTGCCAAGATAACTTGTACAGCATCCTTGTATCATATGAGACTTCATGATTCATCACTTATCTTCAAGGCCATAGTTTATAATATGCTTGTGAAAGTATTAAAAAATGAATTCAAGAATCAGATCACATGAAGTCAGAGGAATCATGTACTCCATTAGGATTACATGAATGATTTATCGACAGGGAATAGAAGAGGCAATGGTCAAGAACTAAGAAGAATGAATTAAAGTATCAGAAGATTAGCTGATCATATTGAGGAAGTAAACAGAGTGTTCACTTAGCATGTAACCCATGATATATATGTCTTTATTAGGATGATAAGGATTCCTTGGTCTTACCTGTTGAATGGGTCATACAAGAAGCCATGAGACAACTACTAGTAGGAACAAGTCCAGCAGGGCGAGAATCAAGAATTGTTGAGGTGCCTCCTTCAACTTGTGTGGCTACTGAGACATCCTATAATATCTGGAGGAGTAGGTTATATTCCCTCTTGTTGAGGAAATAGTCCTTCAAATCATATCACCaatatgatgaacatgaggaGGAGAAACAAGCATAGTGTGCAGCACAAGCCACAGAGCTTGAGAAACTGCAAATTAGTAGTGGTCCATGTGAAGGAAGCGATGCTATCCACGGGCATCTCAGGCTGCACACCTTGTCGGCTCCGTTTTGACATTTTGCTTGCAGGGGAGCTTTCAGTTGCACCAGTCAAATTAATTGAGCACATCGTCCACACTTCCCATCTCTTCGTGATTGCCCCTTTGCATGAAAGACGGCCGCCAAGTCTTCATGCACCACTCGATGACCGTCTCCAAGAAAAAGTAATGTTTTGGACGCATCAGGCGTGGCTTCACATGGGGCTGCCCACTCTTCATCTGACACATCAGCCATATATGGCCCCTTAACGCCCACAACCCCTTTCCCTTCTCTGGTTCATAGCCATAAACATGTTCCCCCCTCCCCCCCGCCATGCTTGCTACCTCCTTCAAGGTTTACTTTATCTACTCGATGACTAACAAGCCTCACCTACTTGTATGAACTAAAGACTAACATGTGTGACCAATGGTTCATTCACAAGACAGTTTCTCTTTAATATAGAGGAATGTTAAGTCAATACCTTGGGGATTTGTCATCTTCGTGGGCGCCGCAAATGTACTTCCCAATTTCACTGTATGTCTCACTGCCACTATGGCTTCAGCATCATCATCGTTTCACACCTGCCTAACACTGATCTTGGCAAGGAAGGGAGGTTCATTAAAGCCATTCCAGAGATTGATTTGAAGTGTCAATTTCCATATTTTTAAATGACTTTTTTTTCTATAGTAAATAAAACTTCAAGTTctctaaaaagaaaaaggaaaagagttTGGCAACTGATCAAAATGCGATTAATTAGCACACCAACCAGGAATACATTTTTCGATCCGATTCTTACCGAAATCCCAGCTGTCGCAGCCCCAAAGCATCAGTTCTACTGCAACAACCCACCTGGCCAAGACAAAAACATAGTGTTAGTTCAAAAATATTAACACGGACATTCATAGGAGAGGCGGCAGATGGTTTCATCTACCTCTCTTTCCACCAGGGGAACATATAATCCGTAATTTTTGCCAAGAACTTTAGCatctatttttttcaaaatatggGTGGTTGGCCAACTCAAACATCCATCTAAATGCCTTTTGCAGCTTCTGTTACCGATCATTTGGTCTCATAAGATTCTcaattctcttttttcttttttctctttccatCATGCAAAAGATCAAGCACAACATACACGAAAGATATGGTACCGATAAAAAGAGAATATGTTAGTTCATAAGGAAGAATATATGCACACGGTCTCTCTTTTGTGTCGTTCTTTTGTAGTTTAAACTTCAGAGCTTTACAAGTCAATCTCCTTGTTATCATTTATTTTAGGTTGCAACAAACCGAGTTTGGTCCAAAACATAATCTGTGCTTTCAGAGTAACATTGTTGCACACTTAGAGTTTTAATGCTCTTCTGACATTATGATCTTATCAGGCACCAATATTCCAACCATAGTACTGGTAACATAGAACATTCTAGCTTGTCATACATGTGTCAATATCTGGTACACCATATAGCTTGGTTTGTGATACCTGAGGGGTGTGTTAGTTCA includes:
- the LOC135612277 gene encoding ethylene-responsive transcription factor ERF061-like, whose amino-acid sequence is MDGTVETLPPPLFPGQISAALSEILLSGTNALDSIFSHLPPPLPAAQSSAVLPLGSAVYFRQTELLRRLSSQCHGHDARLDYHHCGADAAERGKKTLYRGVRQRQRGKWVAEIRLPQNRMRIWLGTYRSPESAAYAYDRAAYKLRGEYARLNFPNLQQAGDCPERLKLLRSAVDSKIQAICQRLGRRRAVRRSAAANVVKEKEKDTQAGASQTWSSASASTSCVSEMDGHCSLARMPSYDPELIWEVLAN